The following DNA comes from Burkholderia sp. HI2500.
GTCGGCTTCGGCCGCGGCGCGCGCGGCACGTATCGCGGTGCAGCGCTGAGCGTGCCGGATGTCCGACAGTATCCTCAAGAGCCGCGTTGCTTTGCTTTTCATCGTCTTCTCCCGCCAGTGCGCATCTCGCGAAGCGGATGCGCTTCCTGCAACCAGTGTAGGACGCGTTCGCGTGCCTGGCGGGAGAATGTGGCGTGCATGCCGCACGCCGAGGGATATTACTTACTGCGCGGTGGCGACGCCCTGCGCCTGCGGCGCATCTTCGCGGCGCGCTTCCGCACAACGCTGGTGCTGGCGCGACAGGCGGTTCATCAGCGGCAGCAGCAGCAGCGCGAGCACCATGCCGATCGCGGCGAGCCAGCCGAGCTTCTCGAACAGCGACAGGTACAGCGGCAGCGATTCGGTGGCCGGCAGTTCGTGCGACGGCATCTGCGCGAAGTTCGCGACGACGCTGCCCAGATACTGCGACACGCCCGTCGCGACGAAGTACGCACCCATCATGAAGCCGCTCATGCGCGCCGGCACGTAGCGGGCGATCATCGCGAGGCCGAGGCCGCTCACCAGCAGTTCGCCGAGCGAGTAGAGGCCGTAGCCCCACACCATGAACCACGACGACACACGGCCGTCGACCGCGTAGCGGCCGCTGATCGTGAACACCAGGTAGCCGGCGGCCACTGCGCCGAAGCCGAGCGCGTACTTCGCGGCGACCGGCAGGTCGCGGCCGCTCTTCGCGACGGCGTTGTACACCCACACGAGCACCGGGCTCAGCAGCATGATCCAGATCGGGTTCAGCGCCTGGAACTGCGCGGCGCTCCACGTGAACAGCGTCGTGTCGAACAGCATGAAGCGCGGATCGACGTTGCGCAGCGCGAACAGCGTCAGCGACGTCGACATCTGCACGTAGAAGATGAAGAACAGGATCACCTGGCCGATCAGCACGAGCGCCGCGATCAGGCCCGCGCGCTCCGAGCGCTCCGACTTCGCGATCATGTACGCGAAGATCGCGAGGATCGCGAACGCTGCCGTCCACACGCTGGCGACGGCGAGCTGCTTGTGCTGCAGCACGTACAGCGTGATCAGCGCGAGCCCGACCCCGCCCAGCGCGACCGCGCCGAGGCGCTTCCAGCGGATCGGCTGGTCGTCCGGCAGCGAGCCGACGTGCGCGAGCGTGCGATGCATCAGCATGAAGTTGAGGATCGCGAGCAGCATGCCGCCGCAGCAGACCGCGAACGCGGCGTGCCAGCCCCAGTGATCCTTGATCCACGGCGTCGCGAGCATCGACACCGTCGAGCCGATGTTGACCGCCATGTAGTAGATCGTGAACGCGCTGTCGATGCGCGCGTCGTCGCCTTCATAGATGCGTCGCACGAGGTTGGCCGCGTTGGCCTTGAACAGGCCGTTGCCGACGACGATCACGCCGAGCGACGCGTACATGTACGTCAATTGATCATTCGGGACCGACAGCATCAGGTAGCCGGCGCACAGCACGGCCGCGCCGATGATCATCGTGCGACGGGCGCCGAGCACCTTGTCGCCGATCCAGCCGCCGATCGACGGCGCCGCATAGACGAGTGCGGTGAACGCACCCCAGGTCAGGTTCGCATGGCTGTCGGTGAAACCGAGCCGGTCGACCATGAAGAGGACCAGGAGCGCGGCCATGCCGTAGTAGCCGAAGCGCTCCCACATTTCGATGAGGAAGACCGTCGTGAACGATCGGGTTTGTGAAACGGGTGGTTGCATCATCAATCTCGTTTGAAACGGACGGCACGGATCACGCGTCGTCTTTGGGGTCGAACTGGCGCCGATGCACAATGGGCCGGGTAGGCTTCGTGACGGCGATGGAACAGTCGGGCGGTTAGCCCGGGCCGGGGTCGGACTCCGCCGGGTGTGGCGGGGAAGGGCCCCGACCGGCGCGCGCATGGTAACGGCTGCCGGTCCGGTGCGTCAGGTGCCTGCCACCTAGGGAAACTCCCAATGTGGCAGCAGCTTTCAGGAACATTCGTCTCATCATCTATTTGTAAGATTCCGTGCAGGTCCTCCGAAGATTCCCGGAGAGCCGCTTGCAGCTTGCCTGTGAAGCCGGCGAGTCTGGCAAGATAGCGCGTCGTTTCGCTCGCTTCGTGTCCCGTTTAGTGCACCGGGCTTGACACCGAAGACGTGGGCGAACCCGAAGACTAAGCTATATCGTTCTAACTTAGTTATTTTCCATCAAACATTTTTTGACGATCACTTTTCGGCCTGCTATGGTTCC
Coding sequences within:
- a CDS encoding peptide MFS transporter, which gives rise to MMQPPVSQTRSFTTVFLIEMWERFGYYGMAALLVLFMVDRLGFTDSHANLTWGAFTALVYAAPSIGGWIGDKVLGARRTMIIGAAVLCAGYLMLSVPNDQLTYMYASLGVIVVGNGLFKANAANLVRRIYEGDDARIDSAFTIYYMAVNIGSTVSMLATPWIKDHWGWHAAFAVCCGGMLLAILNFMLMHRTLAHVGSLPDDQPIRWKRLGAVALGGVGLALITLYVLQHKQLAVASVWTAAFAILAIFAYMIAKSERSERAGLIAALVLIGQVILFFIFYVQMSTSLTLFALRNVDPRFMLFDTTLFTWSAAQFQALNPIWIMLLSPVLVWVYNAVAKSGRDLPVAAKYALGFGAVAAGYLVFTISGRYAVDGRVSSWFMVWGYGLYSLGELLVSGLGLAMIARYVPARMSGFMMGAYFVATGVSQYLGSVVANFAQMPSHELPATESLPLYLSLFEKLGWLAAIGMVLALLLLPLMNRLSRQHQRCAEARREDAPQAQGVATAQ